A portion of the Shewanella sp. SNU WT4 genome contains these proteins:
- the clpS gene encoding ATP-dependent Clp protease adapter ClpS, giving the protein MGKVGNIEKLQELQIAEVTPPSMYLVILNNDDYTPMDFVIEVLKLFFNLTDEKATDIMLTVHHQGKAVCGMYPFDIAETKVMQVNQFARENDHPLLCSFEKA; this is encoded by the coding sequence ATGGGAAAAGTTGGAAATATTGAAAAGCTTCAGGAACTTCAAATAGCTGAAGTTACACCACCTTCTATGTATTTGGTGATCCTGAATAATGATGATTACACCCCAATGGATTTTGTCATTGAGGTGTTGAAGTTGTTTTTTAACCTAACTGATGAAAAAGCGACAGATATTATGCTGACAGTTCATCACCAAGGGAAAGCAGTCTGTGGTATGTATCCTTTTGATATTGCGGAGACTAAAGTGATGCAAGTAAATCAATTTGCCAGAGAGAATGATCATCCGTTACTGTGTTCTTTTGAGAAAGCGTAA
- the cspD gene encoding cold shock domain-containing protein CspD, with translation MASGTVKWFNNAKGFGFICPDAGGEDVFAHYSTITMEGYRTLKAGQPVEFEVEQGPKGMHASAISPVL, from the coding sequence ATGGCTAGCGGAACTGTTAAATGGTTCAACAACGCCAAAGGATTCGGGTTTATTTGTCCGGACGCAGGCGGTGAAGATGTATTTGCGCATTACTCAACAATCACTATGGAAGGCTATAGAACTCTAAAAGCAGGCCAACCGGTTGAGTTTGAAGTGGAGCAAGGCCCAAAAGGCATGCATGCTTCAGCAATATCACCTGTATTATAA